From the Trifolium pratense cultivar HEN17-A07 linkage group LG4, ARS_RC_1.1, whole genome shotgun sequence genome, the window CCACATGTAATTTCTTTGGTCTAAAGACAATGTAAGAATATCTCGTCTTTAGCATACCTTCATCTAGACtatgtgtgtgtttggttctgagttagatataattgattttgacaaaattgagtttgacataattgattttagttaaaagtgagtttgacaaaattgatttatgtttggatattttaatattaaagtGATTCTTAGCAATTTATAATGTTTGGATAGTTTGAATTAAAATTGCTTTTAAATGTCTAATTACCAAAATGGGTTTTCAATTCTATTTataactttgtcaaaaaaaaaaatctatttataactaataaatttttttaaaaccaatGGTCAACATTAAAAGAATTacatttgaaaaaaaagaagaattacATTTGAAAACATTATCACAAAAATATCGGCACTGAAAATTATTTAATGTTATGTAacttttgttttatgtttttctactttttttagataaataatattttgttttattcattatcaataaaatattgctaaatAAATGTATTGTTGAGTAAAAACATTTGacttattaaacaaaaaaatgaatacaATGGGCCTTCAGAACAAAACGAGCCCATTTCTCATCTTCCCTAACCTAAAGATTTGTTGTCACTGTAGCGCACATGAAAACTAATCGCAGGAGGAAGAACAGAAAAAATTTGCAGCAAGAATACTGAACCAGGAAGAAGAATAGTTACAATTATATCAAGAAAGAAGACTAGTTATGGCTATTTTGAATGGCAATAGAGGAATAAAGTGAAGATGTGTCACTGTCATCCAACATTAAAACTTGAATTCGCGTTAGATCTAACGCAGAAGCTCCGATTTTTGGCTTCAGTCAGACTCGCGTTTTGGCTCTAAACGTAGATCTACAAATTCACGTTTGAGTTTGTCCAAACATCACAGGAAAAGCTGGAATCGCGTTTGGGGGGGAAAACTCGCGTTTGGAGCGTTTTGACGCGGAACCAAACAGACGCTATATATATTCTAGTTTAGTTCCTCCAGGATAAAGCTACAATCATGGTGCTTCACAACCCTTTTTCCAATATCACCTTAATGGCCTCCTTTCTCTTCATCTTGGTGTTATTCAGAATAGTTAAAAGATGGAGGTGTAACAATTCCACCATCAATTTACCACCAGGACCATGGACACTACCCTTCATAGGAAACATACATCAGGTAATCAGTAGCTCATTGCCTCATCACTGCTTCAAAGATTTGGCAGATAAATATGGACCCTTAATGCACCTAAAACTAGGAGAGGTATCATACATAATAGTTAGTTCACCAGAAATGGCCAAAGAGATTATGAAAACAAATGACCTTACCTTTTGTGATAGGCCAAACCTTTTTTTGTCCACAATACTTAGTTACAATGCTACTGATATTGCCTTCTCTACATACGGAGAATATTGGAGGCAACTACGAAAGTTATGTGTTATAGAGCTATTAAGTGTGAAGCGTGTTCAATCATTTAGGTATGTAAGAGAAGAAGAAGTTTTGAATCTTGTTAAATCAATATCTGCAAGTGAAGGATCAGTTGTTAATCTCACTCAAAAGATTTTTTCAACGACATATGGGATAACAGCGCGGACAGCTTTTGGTAAAAGGAATATACATCAAGAAGCGTTCAAATTAGCAATGGAGGAAGCTTTGAGCCTGTTGGGAGGAGTTTGTATTGTTGATTTGTATCCTTCTATTAAAATACTTCGAAGGGTGAGTAGGGCGAAGACCAAACTTGAAAAGGCTCAAAGAGCTCTGGATATGATATTGCAAGACATCATCGATGATCATAAAAGAAGTCGTAGAGAAGAAAGCAAGGATGAAGATCTAGTTGATGTTCTTCTTAATATTCAACAAGAAAATTATCACTCACAGCATCCCTTGACCGATGATAATTTGAAAGCAGTCATCCAGGTTAGTCTAAAATCAAACATGTTAACAAGTCTATTATAACAATCATAGTACTCCCTTTGTgacattttataaacaaatttcacatgtttaggttcattgcataattaatgtatctgagcTGTATTATAatccagatacattaattatgcaatgaacTTAGAAAGGTGAaatttacatataaaatgtcACGTAGGGAGTATTTTGGGGAGAACATTAAattaataacttatttttgttGTGTTGTATGAAAGAAAATGCATTCTGGGTTAGATAATAGATAATGTTATGTTAATTCATTTACAGGACTTGTTCACTGGTGGTGGCGAAACATCGCCAGGGGCTGTATTATGGGGAATGTCTGAGATGGTAAAAAACCCAAAAGTGATGGAAGAAGCACATGCTGAGGTAAGAAGAGTTTTTGATGGAAAGGGTTTTGTGGACGAGACAGAATTACACCAATTGATATACTTAAAGTCTGTCATCAAAGAAACTATGAGGCTACATCCTACCCTACCACTGTTAGTTCCAAGAGAAAGTAGAGAGAGATGCCAAATCAATGGATATGAGATCCCAGCAAAGACTAGGGTCATGGTTAACGCTTGGGCTATTGGAAGAGATCCAAAGTATTGGGTTGAAGCTGAGAGTTTTAAACCTGAAAGGTTTGTAAATAGCCCTATTGATTTCAAAGGCACAAACTTTGAATATATACCATTTGGTGCGGGAAGGAGGATCTGTCCTGGCATTGAATTTGCCATATCCATCGTTGAACTACCTCTTGCTCAGTTACTTTACCACTTTGATTGGAAACTTCCCAATggaatgaagaatgaagaacTTGATATGACTGAGTCATTTGGGATTACTGTAGGAAGAAAACAGGATCTATGTTTGATTCCAATTACTCGTCGTACTTAATACATATGTTGCCTAAAAATACATGTTAACAAGTGTTAAATTTGCTTATACTATTTCAGTATTTGGCAATTGgagaatattttgatataatGTATGATGCTCCTAATATGCAATTGTAAAAGGTTGAAGTATGGTTGTACAATGTTGTATGAAGAATGATTCTAACTTCTAAGTAATCAATTTCACATGAGGAACAACTTTGTTTCACATACTAGTTATGAAATTTAAGTCTTCCTATCTATTACTgtcaataaattcaaaataaatagcGTGAGCCCCTCCAAATTTAGTCATCTGGACGCCGAGAATAAATAGTGTTTCCTACTTGTCCAGATTGATAAATTTGGAGGGATGTGGGTTTTAAGAACACAGTCAGAGATAAATAGGGTTTCGGGAGAAAAGTGTAGGTTTGTGAAAGTAGAACAAGGGTGGGATTTGAAAAGTGAGAACTCGGGGCTTGGGAATGTGAGATGCGCGTTATAGCTTCATAAAAGCATGATGGTGGTTGCACAGACACATTGGAGGAACTGTCGTGATCACACATTGGAGACACATTGACAGATTTCAAGTCTCCGGTAATTGGAATAGCTTATGGAAAGTTAAAGCACCTCCAAAGATTCAACAATTCTTGTACAGAATGTTTACCAACGCGAACCAGACTGCATTATTGTCAAGTGAAGTGTTCCATAATTTTTCTGATCAGCTCTGCAGAGACTGTAAATGACTGGCACATTTTATTCGGCCACGGGACAAGCAGAAATTATTGAGAGAGGGCGCGGACTGTCACGGATTCTGCAGAAGCGTCTGCAAAGTTGTTCGAATGTAAAAGATGTTCTAAAGAATGTGTGTAGTAAGGACAATAGGATAGGTGTTGGCTGGACATGTTCCTATGGTTGTGTCGGTGTTGTGGAATAATAGGAATAATTGGCTTTGGAGAAGCATACCAAgggttaaaataaaaagtatgagTAAAATATTATGTACCAATAAATATATTGTCAACTATTTTACCTTAGAATCACCTATAGTAGTCCCCCTAACATGGACTTAGCTAGGACCACCTTAGAATCAGGTCCATATATCTCATATGTGTAGTTTTAGTTGTTAAACTACTAGCGACATTTTTTACGGGGACTGGAGTTTGAATCTCAGATTTTTTACTTCTCCACGTTTAGATTGAGTGTGGGATTGGTAGGATAATGAGTGTAGGATTGTGAATGAATGactaagaaaaaatatattacatataGTAGTCCCCTTAATATGGACTTAGGACCACCTTAGAATCAAGTCCATATATCTCATAAGTGTAGTTTTTGTTGGTAGTAACTACCAAAGACATTGTTAAAGGGACCGAAATTTGAATCTCAGATTTTTTTACTTCTTCACATTTAaagtgtgttttattttttcttgacaCAATTAAAGTGTGCGTCTAACTATTagactattaaaaaaaagaaattaaggtCCATATTAGGTGACCCTAAAATTGATATATAAAGAACCAAAACCTAAAGTAATACACACATATGCTACCATCTTTAGTTTCTCATGGATCAAGCTACCATAATAGAGTTTCACAAAACCTTTTCGAAAACCACCTTCATGGCCTTCTTTATCTTCCTATTGGTGCTACtcaaaatagttaaaaaaaggAGTAATAATAGTTCCAATGTCAATTTACCACCAGGACCATGGACATTGCCTTTCATAGGAAACATGCATCAGATTATTATGAGCAGTTCATGGCCCCATCACTGCTTCAAAAAATTGGCAGAGAAATATGGACCCTTAATGCACCTAAAATTAGGAGAAGTATCATTCCTAATAGTTACTTCACCAACAATGGCAAAAGAGGTTATGAAAACACATGACCTCCGTTTTTGTGATAGGCCAAACCTTCTTTTGTCCACAATATGGAGTTACAACAATACTGATATTATATTCTCTCCATATGGAGAATATTGGAGGCAATTACGAAAGATATGCGTTATAGAGCTGTTAAGTGAAAAACGTGTCCAATCATTTAGGTCCATAAGAGAAGAAGAGGGTTCAATACTAGTTAAATCAATTTCTTCAAGTGAAGGATCAATTGTTAATCTCAATCATAAGATTTCCTCAATGATAAGTGGGATAACAACGCGAGCAGCTTTTGGGAAAAAGAGCATACATCAACAAGTGTTTAAATCAAAAATGAGTGAAGTAATAGCCCTATCGGGAGGATTTTGTATTGTTGATTTGTATCCTTCTATTAAAATGCTTCAAAGGGTGAGTTCGGCGAAGactaaaatggaaaaaattcaaagagaGCTTGATATGATATTGCAAGACATCATCAATGATCACAAAAGTAATCATAGAGAAGAAAGCAAGGATGAAGATCTAGTTGATGTTCTTCTCAAAATTCAACAAGAAAATGATCCCTCACAACATCCCTTGACTGATGATGGTATTAAATCAGTCATTCTGGTTAGTCTACAACCAAACCAAACATATTAAcacatttattttcatattttcgATACTTATTTAAAAATGTGCATATGTTTAGAAGTAAGAGTTTTTTTGAGAAAACTGAAGGTGTATTGTATAAAAACAGCATGCAGGTTTATATAATAGATAGTACTGTTAATCCATTTACAGGACATATATGCTGCTGGTACTGAAACATCGTCAGAGGTTATATTATGGGCGATGTCTGAGATGGTAAAGAACCCAAAAGTAATGGAAGTAGCACAATCTGAGGTAAGaagagtgtttgataaaaagGGGTATGTGGATGAGACAGAGTTGCACCAATTGATATACTTAAAGTCTGTCATCAAAGAGACGCTGAGATTGCATCCTGTTGTACCATTGTTGCTTCCGAGAGAATGTAGGGAGCGATGCCAAATCAATGGGTACGATATTCCGGTCAAGACAAGGGTTGCTGTCAATGTTTGGGCGATTGGACGAGATCAAAGGTATTGGGTTGAAGCTGAGAGTTTTAAACCCGAGAGATTTGTTAACAGCGAATTTAATTTTAAAGGTACAAACTTTGAATACATACCATTTGGTGCTGGAAGGAGGATATGTCCTGGCATTACATTTGGCTTACCCAACGTTGAATTGCCTCTTGCTCAGTTACTTTACCACTTTGATTGGAAGCTTCCCAATAAAATGAAGAATGAAGAACTAGATATGACAGAGTCATTTGGGGCTACATTACGAAGAAAACATGACCTATGCTTGATTCCTTTTACTCGTCATCTTTGACATGTGTTGCCTAATTAGCAAGCAAGTTCACAAAGCATTTAAGTTTTCGTATACTACTTTCAACGTTTAGTAATTGAACAATGGCTGTGATGAAAGCAAGCAAATACATAGTAATTTATAGTAATTTTCAGTTACTGATAgcataaatgattttttataataaatttttagttactGATAATTGAATTTTGGTTTCTTAGTTATGTATGATCTTTAAAGCCTATAAACTTCTTGTTTGTTctgaaaaaaaaacaacattttttgtCAGTTTGTAGTTTATTATACGAGGGGGATTAACTTTGATTTGACTAAATATTATTTGCCTACTTTATTAATTGACTTGTGTGGGTCCCTCCAAATTTACTCATCTGGACGCGAGAATAAATAGTGTTTTTCACTCGTCCAGATTGATAAATTCGGAGGGATGTGGGTTTTAAGAACACAGGGTTTTGGGAGAAAAGTGCATGATTATGAAGGTGAGAAAGCGGGGCTTGGGAAAGTGACATGCATGTTATTATAGCTTCATAAAAGTTGTGGTTGCACAGAAATGTGGCAGGAACTGTCGTGATCAAAGAACAAAGACAGTTTTGAGGGAGATGTCGCAGGTTTGGTGTCACAAAGTACAAAGTTTCTTGGTTGCAAAACTTCTCAAAGCTAGGAATTTCCTTAACTCTTGAATTGCCGTAGATGGCGGATTGGGAGATGGGTAGCAAAATTAGTGTGATGTCTTATTCGTGGTTGCGTTCCCTGCGTTATGGATGCACACTACTCAAATTCAAGGTGTGTTTAACATATTGACCAATTGATGATTATAGGTGAAAAGAGGTGGGGTGCACATATGATTCGGTCTATGTTTTACGGATCAGATTGCTACTGAAATCCTTGCAGTATCTCTCCTTGATTCAGTTTAGGAGGATTCGTTGGTGTTGAGTAAGGATCAGAATGGGATATATTCGGTTAAGTCCGGATATAATAAAAACATGCGGAATTGGGGATGCTTTGACAGATTTCAAGTCTCCGGTAATTggaatagcttatgaaaattaAAGCACCTCCAAAGACTTGACATTTCTCTTGTAGCGCATTGTAGAAAATCTTTACCAATGCAAACTAGACTGCAGCATCTTGAAGTGCAGTGTCCGATAATTTGTCTGATATTCTCTGCAAAGGTTGAAGATGACTGGCACGTTTTATTCGACTGTTGGACAAGCAGAAATTGGTGGGCGGCAGGACTGTCACAGATTCGGCAGCAGCGTCTGCAAAATTGCGGAATATAATAGGAATAATTGGCTTTGGAATGCGGAAAAAAATTCTTCTACTCATATTGTTGATCATGGTTCCATAATGTGGCAAGATTGGAATAAAGTTCACGAAAATCAGAATAGCAGCAGATTTAGTTTGGGGCTGATGGTTCTGCATTTGGACAAGTGCATGCTGCATTTGATATGTTGAAGTGCGATTTCGAACATATAATTCTACCCTTCTTAGAACTTAGTTGTGTAAGATTGGTAATTTTCGGCAAGCAATATATGGCTGCATTGAGAATATGACATAAAATATGtgtaaaatccaaaaaatatttAGCCTAAACAAATGGAATATGACTCGGcctaaaaaattattctcatgGTTGGTGCATGAGAGAAAAAGTATTCTTATCAATATTCTGCTTTAGAACGTGTAtctttatgtttatgtttatgataatgttggattaattttataatagtaCTTGTATTGTATTAATTATCATGTCTGCATTGTCAAGATTATCAAGTgagttttttattcttctttagTTCCTCATAGATCAAGCTACTATCATGGAAATTcacaataatttttcttttattattaccTTCATTTCCTCCTTTCTCTTCCTTTTGGTGCTATTCAAAATAGTTACAAGATGGAGTGATATCAATTTACCACCAGGACCATGGAAATTGCCCTTCATAGGAAACATACACCAGATTATCAGCAGCTCACTGCCTCATCGCCGCTTCCAAAATCTGGCCAAGAAATATGGACCTTTAATGCACCTAAAATTAGGAGAGGTATCATACTTAATAGTTAGTTCACCAGAAATGGCGAAAGAGATTATGAAAACACATGATATCAACTTTTGTGATAGGCCAAACCTTCTTTTGTCAACACTATGGAGTTACAATGCTACGGATATAGTCTTCGGTACATACGGAGAACACTGGAGACAACTCAAAAAGATATGCGTTGTTGAGCTATTAAGTGAAAAACGCGTTCAATCATTTAGGTCCATAAGAAAAGAAGAGGTGTCGAATCTTGTTAAATCAATATTTGAAAGTGAAGGTTCTGTTGTTAATTTCACTCAAAAGATTATCTCATTGACAAATGGGATTACAGCGCGTGCAGCTTTTGGAAAAAGGAATAGACATGAAAAAGTGTTCATATCAGCAATGGAGGAAATATTAAGACTATTTGGAGGATTTTGTATTGCAGATTTGTATCCGTCTATTAAAATGCTTCAAATGTTGAGTTTGTCGAAGAACCAACTTGTAAAACTTCAAAGAGAGTTTGATATCATAATGCAAGACATTATTGATGACCACAAATGCAGTCACAAGGAAGCAGGCAAGGAAGATGATCTAGTAGATGTTCTTCTCGAGATTCAACGAGAAAATGATCGCTCACAACATGTCTTGACCgatgaaaatataaaatcaatcaTCCAGGTTAGTCTACAACCAAACATGTTAGTTTATCTCAAAATTTAAAGACTTAATTTTTCCGTTGCGTTGTAGGGAAGAAAATGCATGCTGGTTTAGATAATAGATAGTGTTAACTTTAATCCGTTTGTAGGACATGTTCGCTGCTGGTACAGAACCATCGTCACAGGTTGTGCTATGGGGGATGTCTGAGATGGTAAAGAATCCAAAGGTAATGGAAGAAGCACAAGCCGAGGTAAGACGAGTGTTTGATAAAAAGGGGCATGTAGATGAGACAGAGATGCACCAATTGATATACTTAAAGAATGTCGTCAAAGAAACACTGAGGTTGCATCCTACTGCGCCGTTGTTAGTTCCAAGAGAAAGTAGGGAGACATGCCAAATCAATGGTTATGTTATCCCAGCTAAGACAAGGGTCTTGGTCAATGCTTGGGCTATTGGAAGAGATCCAAGGTATTGGGATGATGCTGAGAGTTTTAAACCCGAGAGGTTTTTTAATAGTCCGATTGATTTTAAAGGCACGGACTTTGAATACATACCATTTGGTGCGGGAAGGAGGATGTGTCCAGGCATTGCATTTGGCTTGCCTAACGTTGATCTGCCTCTTGCTCAGTTACTTTACTACTTCGATTGGAAGCTTCCCAATAaaatgaagaatgaagaattaGATATGACGGAGCTATTTGGACTTGGTGTAGGAAGAAAACATGACCTATGCTTAATTCCTATTACTCGTCGTCCTTAATATATGTATTTGcctaaacaaaaaattgaaatttacaggtgtttaattttttcataGTACTTTCAGCAATTAGCTATTGGAGAATGATTGTGATAAAGGTAGCAAATACCATTAATTTATCCCAATAATGTGTACAAGTACAATGTTCCTAATAATGGTATGATAGTTATGAAATCCAAGTGATCTTCCTTTCTGTTACTGTTAGTAATTTCACAATAAAAGACTATATaaactacactatttatccatCATAGTAGAATCTCAGTTTGTGCAAACATGGCCGAATGATGCAGTTCCTGATGTAGTTGCAATGCGGCGATACATGTGACTCAAGATCTAAACTCAATTTCTATGCGATTCCGTTGCAGAGGCTACCACATCTGCAATATTGCGGCTGTAATTGCAGATATGTACCACAATTTGAAACTTTGGCATAGACAACCTCATGTTGACCAAATCCAAACTCATTTGCTATATTATGAAATGCAAAATCAAGAAACTTGTGCAATCCATACAACTAGCTAACTCTTGTCCATCAACTTATCctttcacaaaacaaaaaaatccaaaatttctAATTTCTTTACACAATCCAACAGAACAGGCACAAGTGATGCCTAATAATTCAGTACAATAAGTTTTAGAGTTAATCAAGGTTAAGACACAGGACCCTAAAAACGGCATTAATaacaatttttatgttttgaggGTTAGAGGTCCTTTCCCTTAACTTTTTGTTTATGGAAATTCGGTATTCAGCTTAATGACTAACTAATCTGAGAGATTAATCTCACCGTCCACTAGCAGGATTCACTTACCTTTTCCGTTATTATCACCtctaaattcatattttattctTGCAACATCCAAATTGCATGTGCATTACAATTCTATAGTGTTTGTGTTAATGCACTTATCTTTTTAGTGCTTACCTCTATCTAATGGACCTATATCTGTCTTCAACatcctctccaccaagatataCTAAATAGTAAATACTATGAAGACAACTAGTGCTCTAGCAACTATAACTTAAACAATATTCTACACAGGTATATGCCTTGTCAAGTGTCTACAAATTAATAGAAAGTAgcatatataataattgaatataCATGTTAACTATTACTATTAAATGTCAAGAAAAGCTTTTTGCAGTCTTTACCTCATTTATAATTAAACATGACAAGGAAACAACTAGCCA encodes:
- the LOC123921458 gene encoding cytochrome P450 71D10-like isoform X2; translated protein: MVFFMFFLVLLKIVKKWSNKNSNVNLPPGPWTLPLIGNMHQIIMSSPLPHHCFKKLAEKYGSLMHLKLGEVTYIIVSSPEMAKEIMKTHDLTFCDRPNLLLSTIWSYNNTDIIFSPYGEYWRQLRKICVIELLSEKRVQSFRSIREEEGSILVKSISSSEGSIVNLNHKISSMISGITTRAAFGKKSIHQQVFKSKMSEVIALSGGFCIVDLYPSIKMLQRVSSAKTKMEKIQRELDMILQDIINDHKSNHREESKDEDLVDVLLKIQQENDPSQHPLTDDGIKSVILDIYAAGTETSSEVILWAMSEMVKNPKVMEVAQSEVRRVFDKKGYVDETELHQLIYLKSVIKETLRLHPVVPLLLPRECRERCQINGYDIPVKTRVAVNVWAIGRDQRYWVEAESFKPERFVNSEFNFKGTNFEYIPFGAGRRICPGITFGLPNVELPLAQLLYHFDWKLPNKMKNEELDMTESFGATLRRKHDLCLIPFTRHL
- the LOC123921461 gene encoding cytochrome P450 71D10-like; its protein translation is MEIHNNFSFIITFISSFLFLLVLFKIVTRWSDINLPPGPWKLPFIGNIHQIISSSLPHRRFQNLAKKYGPLMHLKLGEVSYLIVSSPEMAKEIMKTHDINFCDRPNLLLSTLWSYNATDIVFGTYGEHWRQLKKICVVELLSEKRVQSFRSIRKEEVSNLVKSIFESEGSVVNFTQKIISLTNGITARAAFGKRNRHEKVFISAMEEILRLFGGFCIADLYPSIKMLQMLSLSKNQLVKLQREFDIIMQDIIDDHKCSHKEAGKEDDLVDVLLEIQRENDRSQHVLTDENIKSIIQDMFAAGTEPSSQVVLWGMSEMVKNPKVMEEAQAEVRRVFDKKGHVDETEMHQLIYLKNVVKETLRLHPTAPLLVPRESRETCQINGYVIPAKTRVLVNAWAIGRDPRYWDDAESFKPERFFNSPIDFKGTDFEYIPFGAGRRMCPGIAFGLPNVDLPLAQLLYYFDWKLPNKMKNEELDMTELFGLGVGRKHDLCLIPITRRP
- the LOC123921458 gene encoding cytochrome P450 71D10-like isoform X1, with the translated sequence MDQATIIEFHKTFSKTTFMAFFIFLLVLLKIVKKRSNNSSNVNLPPGPWTLPFIGNMHQIIMSSSWPHHCFKKLAEKYGPLMHLKLGEVSFLIVTSPTMAKEVMKTHDLRFCDRPNLLLSTIWSYNNTDIIFSPYGEYWRQLRKICVIELLSEKRVQSFRSIREEEGSILVKSISSSEGSIVNLNHKISSMISGITTRAAFGKKSIHQQVFKSKMSEVIALSGGFCIVDLYPSIKMLQRVSSAKTKMEKIQRELDMILQDIINDHKSNHREESKDEDLVDVLLKIQQENDPSQHPLTDDGIKSVILDIYAAGTETSSEVILWAMSEMVKNPKVMEVAQSEVRRVFDKKGYVDETELHQLIYLKSVIKETLRLHPVVPLLLPRECRERCQINGYDIPVKTRVAVNVWAIGRDQRYWVEAESFKPERFVNSEFNFKGTNFEYIPFGAGRRICPGITFGLPNVELPLAQLLYHFDWKLPNKMKNEELDMTESFGATLRRKHDLCLIPFTRHL
- the LOC123921459 gene encoding cytochrome P450 71D10-like codes for the protein MVLHNPFSNITLMASFLFILVLFRIVKRWRCNNSTINLPPGPWTLPFIGNIHQVISSSLPHHCFKDLADKYGPLMHLKLGEVSYIIVSSPEMAKEIMKTNDLTFCDRPNLFLSTILSYNATDIAFSTYGEYWRQLRKLCVIELLSVKRVQSFRYVREEEVLNLVKSISASEGSVVNLTQKIFSTTYGITARTAFGKRNIHQEAFKLAMEEALSLLGGVCIVDLYPSIKILRRVSRAKTKLEKAQRALDMILQDIIDDHKRSRREESKDEDLVDVLLNIQQENYHSQHPLTDDNLKAVIQDLFTGGGETSPGAVLWGMSEMVKNPKVMEEAHAEVRRVFDGKGFVDETELHQLIYLKSVIKETMRLHPTLPLLVPRESRERCQINGYEIPAKTRVMVNAWAIGRDPKYWVEAESFKPERFVNSPIDFKGTNFEYIPFGAGRRICPGIEFAISIVELPLAQLLYHFDWKLPNGMKNEELDMTESFGITVGRKQDLCLIPITRRT